The genomic window GACTTTATCCGCGATAGTGCTGAATCTCTTGCCGGGCGGATAAGTTATCTCCATCTGGGAGGAATATCGCTGTTGGAAGCACCGGAAATTGCGCTTAACACCCGCTGGCTCCGGGGCGGCTATCCCGATGCTTTGCTTGCCCCCGATGATGAAGCTGCCTCAGAATGGCTTGCTGATTTGCTGGAGGCCTACCTGTTTCGTGACTTGCCGATGCTGGGACTTTCTGTACCGCAACCTGTGGTGCGAAGGCTCTGGACCATGATCGGCCACAGCCAGAGTTCCATCACCAATGTCAGCCTCCTTTCGAAATCGCTGGGCATTACCCGGCAAAAAGTCATTGAGGTGATTGAGTATCTTGAAGCAGCCTTTCTCATATTCAGGTTGGAGCCATTTTATATAAATGTAAAAAAGCGGCTGGTGAAATCACCTAAGTTCTACGTAAAGGACTGTGGCCTGCTGCACTCGCTCCTGCACATCCGGCATTTTGACGCCCTTGCCGCACACCCCGTGGCCGGAGGCTCGTTTGAAGGAATGGCCATTGAGATGATAGTGCAATCAATGCCAGGCAATCTACAGCACTATTTCTATCGGACGCAGGACGGTGCTGAGATTGATTTATTGCTTGTGAACAGCCTGCAACCTGTTGCTGCCATTGAGATAAAGCGAAGCAATGCCCCCAAAACCACCAAGGGACTGACCGAGGCCGTGAAGACCCTGGAAGTGCCAAACACCTTTATCCTTACCCCGGGAAGTGACGACTATCCGGTTTCAGAAAATGTACGGGTCTGCTCCATCCATGATTTTCTGAAAGACTACCTGCCGCGACTTTCTTAACTACCTCTCCTTATTTCAGCGGATAAGGTGCATTGTCCCTGTAATGGTTTCAGCGGGCAGGATTGGCAGGGCGGGCGTGTAGCGAAGGGTATAGGCATAGGTGCCTTCGGGCAGGAGGTTTCCGGCCGATTTACCGCCCCAGCCATTTTCCACATTATTGGTGAAGAATACTTCCATGCCCCAGCGGTTGAAGATGCGGAGGGAGTATTGCTGTGGAGCGCATTCCAGTATGGGACGCCATAGTTCGTTCCTGTCATCATTGTTGGGGCTGAAGGCGCTGGGCACAAAGGCGCGGCAACTGCATTGCTTTTCGTAAATCAGGGTTTCATGGGTAAACCGCATGCATTGGTAATTGTAACGCTGTAGGTGCCACCGGTGCTCACCTGCCTTTCCTTTCCTGTTGATCCATTATCCCATAATAGGCTGCCATCAGCATGGCCTACATTGAGGGTAACGGACTGGCCGGTACAAAGGAGAATTGAATCTGGGAGGATGTTTTGAGGCTCGGCCTCGAACCGGACAAAGACTTCGCCTGATGCCTTGCAGGATCCCTGGGTAGCGGTGACGCTGTAACGGCCGGATTGCGAAATGACATAATCCGGCTCGGTTTGGCCATCCTGCCACATGTAGTCCGGCCCGTCAGGAAGGGTGATATTAAGGTTGCTGCCGTGGCAAAGCACCGTATCCTGTGGTAACTGGAAGGAGAAATAGCCTGAGCCGTCCACCACAATGCTGTCGGTGAAGGTATGGCCGTCAATGGTAACGTTGCACCAGTAAGTGCCGGGCGAATCCACTACAAGGCTGTCGCCCGTGCTGCCGTCTGACCAGAGGATTACGGCATCATCAAAATTGAAATAATGCCTAAGGACAATTTGATCGCCATGGCAAATAGAGGTGTCAGGGCCAAGCTGCAGGGTTTGCACGGAGATGTCGTCAAAATGGTAATAAATCTGTGGCACTAATAAAATTGGGAGATGGTTGGTCATGCCGGCCTTTGCAAAGTTGCTGATAATGAAAACCTTTTCCCATCCTTCTGCCCGGTGCAGGCCAGATACCGTCATCCATCCTGCCGTGTCATCCAGGTAGTTGTCCGGGGGGTTGGCAATATGCGGCAGACTGTTCAGATCAATCAAATACGTGTCCCGCAAAAAAATATGTTCCTTGTAAAATTGAAGTCCTACATCTGAGATGGCATTGGAGCTATTACTAATGACTTTTAAGTTTACGTGCATTCGGACATGGTAAAGCATATCTTTTTGAAGAGTGTCTTTCAATTCTCCTGTCACTTCGGAGCGGCACTCATGATTTCTATTACCACAATTAAATCCAAGCATTAGCACATTAACAAATGCCCTGCCTGTGCGAGGGTACTGAAATGCACCATGAAGATGAGGAGGCCGATATCCGGGATCGATGGCGGAATCACTATAATATTGGTAGGAGCGCCCAGGTGTGGAAACAGTCCAATATTTCGCTCCACGGTCCCAATAAAATATCGGACGATTTGGATCTTCTTCTTCAAATCCCGGGTTTAGCACGAGGTTTTGGGAAAGCCCCCACCCCGGCAACAAGCATAAAAAGAGCAGGGGAATTACCCCCCGCTCTTTAAATAACTCTAAAAGGTTAATCCTGCACCACAAGAAATGGGGACTGGGTTTCATGTTTTCAGATTAAAGAATCAGCAAATTACACTTTTTTAATTTTTCTGTTTTAAAATCATCAAAGAATCTTGCACAATGCCGTATGGATTCTATACCGTACCGCCTTCTGGGGATAAATTTTATCTGGTATTTTAGTATTAAAACCCTGGTTTTTAACTCTGATCAATCTTCCATCATTGATTCCCGGACTAATCGGTTCGATAACACTCGACAACGGTGAAGATACACCCCATGGATACGAAAACATGTATTTAGCTTCTAAAACAATAACTTCATTTGCTGTGACTATTTGGGCAATTTGTGGTGTATTGATTTATGATAAAATATTAAAATTGAGAAAATAGAATAAAGAACGCTATCAGCTATCACTGTCTCGTCCTGAAATCCTGGACCGCACGCGTTACGCTTCGCTAAACGCGCGCGAACGGGTGGCGTCCAGAGAAGCGCATAAAAAAAGCCCGGCAAAAGGGGCCGGGCTTTTCTAAATGAATAATTGTGAAGTTTACTTTATCACAACTTTCCGTACAGCTTGTCGGCCGTCAGCATTTATTTTTAATAAATAAACACCAGGTGCAAAGCCTGACAGGTTAATTTCTGCCTGAGAAGAAGTCAGCAGTGTTTGATGCATCATTTTCCCGGTCATATTGTAAAGCTCCACTTGCACTTTGGCAAATTGGGTTCTTTCCAAAGCAACGGTAACGGAAGAGGAAGCGGGGTTGGGGTAAATATCAAAAGCCAATGAAGTGGCACTTTCGATAATACCTACCCTTTTACAAGAATCCCCGGTCACAACCACCTCGATGCTTTCAGTGGCTGTTTGGCCACAACCATTGGTAACGGTGGCTTTTACCATATATGTTCCGGGATTAACGTAAACATGCTTTACGCGGATCTCCTTTGATTTTGCCGTATTGCCATCCCCAAAATCCCAGGCTACTTCTCCACCTTGTGCTTCAGGATAGAAGTAAACAGGCTCACAAGTGATGATGCTGCTGTTGCCGGTAGAATCTGTCCAGGAAATGTCAATTTCGGCTTCCACGCCATTTCCGATTTCAACTTCCAGCGTATTTGAAGCTGTGCTGCCACAACCATTGGTTGCTGTAAGCGTAACCGTGTATGTGCCGGGGGCACTGTAGGTATGAGTAATTATTGGAATAAAATATTCTTCTTCTATTTCTATTTCAACAAAATCAGTAGTGGGTGCAGTGCCATCCCCAAAATCAATGGAAACGTCCATGTTGCCCATATAGTGGAAAAATGTCACCAGATCGCCAGGGCAGTAGCGACTGTAGCCGGCATGGTCAAAATCAATATCGCTGGTAGATAACGGTAAGTTGCCGCCTACCTTTACCATCTTGCTTAATGTAGTGTCATTGCCGCAACCATTGGTTATTTTCACGCTTACGTTATAAGTGCCGGTATCAGCAAAACTATGGCGGGGGTAACGGCTTGTGGCACTGTTTCCATCGCCAAAGTCCCAGGCGTAATCGTATGTGCTGCCATTGTCGGTAATGGCATAAAACTCAGCCTGGTCACCGGGGCATATCCCGCTGGGCACATAAATTTCGGCATAGTCAATCCTGAGGTCAGTAACCACATCAACGGTTGTGGAAACCGTAGTGTCCATTCCACATTTGTTGGTAATCTTTACGCTTACGTTGTAAGTTCCGGCTGTTGTATAGACGTGCTCAGGGCTTTGGGATACGGAAGTGTTTCCATCACCAAAGTTCCATTCATAAGAATAGGTTTCGCCATATGAGACACCTACCCAAAAATCCATACCATCTCCCGGACAAGCGGATTCCGTTCCGGATATTCCGTGAACGTCAGTTATGTGCAGGTTATCTTTTACCTCTACCGTAGTGAATACAGTGGTATCATTACCGCACGCGTTGGTTACGGTTACTGACACATTGTAGCTTCCGGGCATGTTGTATAAATGGCTTGGCCCTTCTTTTTGAGATGTATTGCCATCGCCAAAATCCCAGGCATAAGTATGGGAGTTCCTGTTAGACATTAATACCCAGAAATCAATTTCGGCACCCGGGCAGATTCTAGCCGGGGCAGATATTCCCCATACGTTGGAAACGGGTACATCATTGCCAATATATACCATTGCAGAAACGGTAGTGTCGTTGCCGCAGTAGCTTATAATCTTTGCATTCACGGTATAATTTCCGGTGTTGGAGTAACTATGTTCGGACCACATCGCTTCATTATAAATGGTGTCAATTGTGCCATCCCCGTAATTGTAAATGATACTTTGCGGGGTTACGTCCATTGAAACATAAAAATCCAGCAGGGTATTGGGGCATGCGATGGAGGGGCCATTTATCCCGGTCCAGGACTGAAATGTGAATTGGTCCACAACCCTGATTTCCCTTTCAAGTACCTGAGTGCCACAAGAATCGGTAGTGGCAGTAAGGCGAAGAGTGTATGTGCCAATACCAGAGTATGCATGGCTAGGGTACTCTTCTGTGGAGGTGGCGCCATCACCGAAATCCCAGGATACATTTTTGACAGGTACCCATTCATTAAACCCGCTTGTATAGGCATAGGGCGAAAAAGGCTGGCCCACGCAAAGTTCTTCAGTTTCTGGCACTCCTTGTATTTCAAGGCCTTTCAGGATCAACTGTGAATTATACCATCCAATATAATTCATACCTCCACCGGTAGTATCCCACACCGTAAGGTTTGGAAAATAATAACCCGGACCTAAGGTCACTGTAGGGTTTTCTTCAGAGTACTGCTTATTGCCAATGCTCCATTCATAATAGTTGCCCTGCGTGCTGGTATTGGTAAACTGCACGGATAGTGGCGCACAACCCGAAGGAAGGTTGTAGGTAAAGCTTACCTGGCCCCATAACGGAAAGCTTAGCAGGATTGCCGTGAATAGTGTACTTAATAGTCTCATCTTGTTTTTTATAAAATTAAATAATTGAAACACACTTTATTTTTCGGTACTTCCGCAGCCCGCAACCATGTGGATCGCACGATCAACCGGGTTTTCCTATTTCCCTTTTGTTTTGGGTTTAACGTAAAAACCAGTTTCAGAACGATGCCTTATTGAAATGGCCGGCCCGAAAACCGGCTGCAATATTACATACGGCAATTACCAAAAACAAAGCATTTTTCGTCTTTTATACCAAAACAGAAACTGATACTTAAATTCTCTCAGAGTTTAGTATTTAAAACTGCAATGGATTGATAATAAGCTTTGAAGACAAACCAACAAAGTAGGGCGGGTTTGCAGATGGCCGCTTTTTTGGTAAGGCCTAACGTGTTACAA from Bacteroidia bacterium includes these protein-coding regions:
- a CDS encoding ATP-binding protein, with product MEQIQRTAAEGIRKKLSRSPAVAILGPRQVGKTYLARQIAKELSKPAVWLDLEDADDLNKLDDPGIYLRSQQDKLVVIDEIQRKPELFPLLRVLIDENRQSGRFLLTGSASPDFIRDSAESLAGRISYLHLGGISLLEAPEIALNTRWLRGGYPDALLAPDDEAASEWLADLLEAYLFRDLPMLGLSVPQPVVRRLWTMIGHSQSSITNVSLLSKSLGITRQKVIEVIEYLEAAFLIFRLEPFYINVKKRLVKSPKFYVKDCGLLHSLLHIRHFDALAAHPVAGGSFEGMAIEMIVQSMPGNLQHYFYRTQDGAEIDLLLVNSLQPVAAIEIKRSNAPKTTKGLTEAVKTLEVPNTFILTPGSDDYPVSENVRVCSIHDFLKDYLPRLS
- a CDS encoding gliding motility-associated C-terminal domain-containing protein, which produces MRFTHETLIYEKQCSCRAFVPSAFSPNNDDRNELWRPILECAPQQYSLRIFNRWGMEVFFTNNVENGWGGKSAGNLLPEGTYAYTLRYTPALPILPAETITGTMHLIR
- a CDS encoding PKD domain-containing protein: MRLLSTLFTAILLSFPLWGQVSFTYNLPSGCAPLSVQFTNTSTQGNYYEWSIGNKQYSEENPTVTLGPGYYFPNLTVWDTTGGGMNYIGWYNSQLILKGLEIQGVPETEELCVGQPFSPYAYTSGFNEWVPVKNVSWDFGDGATSTEEYPSHAYSGIGTYTLRLTATTDSCGTQVLEREIRVVDQFTFQSWTGINGPSIACPNTLLDFYVSMDVTPQSIIYNYGDGTIDTIYNEAMWSEHSYSNTGNYTVNAKIISYCGNDTTVSAMVYIGNDVPVSNVWGISAPARICPGAEIDFWVLMSNRNSHTYAWDFGDGNTSQKEGPSHLYNMPGSYNVSVTVTNACGNDTTVFTTVEVKDNLHITDVHGISGTESACPGDGMDFWVGVSYGETYSYEWNFGDGNTSVSQSPEHVYTTAGTYNVSVKITNKCGMDTTVSTTVDVVTDLRIDYAEIYVPSGICPGDQAEFYAITDNGSTYDYAWDFGDGNSATSRYPRHSFADTGTYNVSVKITNGCGNDTTLSKMVKVGGNLPLSTSDIDFDHAGYSRYCPGDLVTFFHYMGNMDVSIDFGDGTAPTTDFVEIEIEEEYFIPIITHTYSAPGTYTVTLTATNGCGSTASNTLEVEIGNGVEAEIDISWTDSTGNSSIITCEPVYFYPEAQGGEVAWDFGDGNTAKSKEIRVKHVYVNPGTYMVKATVTNGCGQTATESIEVVVTGDSCKRVGIIESATSLAFDIYPNPASSSVTVALERTQFAKVQVELYNMTGKMMHQTLLTSSQAEINLSGFAPGVYLLKINADGRQAVRKVVIK